TAGGGGGTTTACAAACATAGCTGTACCAACCTGTACAGCAGAGGCACCAGCTAAAAAGAACTCAATTGCATCTCGACTATTCATAATTCCGCCTATACCAATAATAGGTATATTTACTGCCTGGCTAACCTGCCAAACCATTCTTATGGCCACTGGTCTTATGGCAGGACCAGATAAACCGCCAATTACATTGCCTAATACAGGTTTTTGGGTATTAATATCTATTGCCATACCCGTTAAGGTATTAATCATAGAAATAGCATCAGTGCCAGCGCTCTCAACTGCTTTAGCTATTTTAACTACATCTGTTACGTTAGGGGATAGCTTAGCAATTAAGGGTTTGTGAGAGACACTTTTTAACTTTTTTAAGAGCTCAAAGGCCACATCAGCGTTTGTTCCAAAGGCCATTCCACCATGTTTTACATTAGGGCAAGATATATTTATTTCTAGGGCATGAATGTGCTCTTGACTTTGGCACATTTCAACAATCTTTAGGTATTCTTCAGCAGTTTTTCCTGCTACATTAAG
This Clostridium sp. 'deep sea' DNA region includes the following protein-coding sequences:
- a CDS encoding dihydroorotate dehydrogenase; this translates as MSNKLATSLFGIDFDNPIFSASGTFGYGRDYYDFITPQQIGAVVTKGTSLVEWHGNPGTRVFETPAGMLNSIGLQNPGIDYFIKKDLPWLAEQNAKVILNVAGKTAEEYLKIVEMCQSQEHIHALEINISCPNVKHGGMAFGTNADVAFELLKKLKSVSHKPLIAKLSPNVTDVVKIAKAVESAGTDAISMINTLTGMAIDINTQKPVLGNVIGGLSGPAIRPVAIRMVWQVSQAVNIPIIGIGGIMNSRDAIEFFLAGASAVQVGTAMFVNPLAPLEIMEGIKKYLDKNNYESIKDIIGLAWKEN